A window of Desulfobacterales bacterium contains these coding sequences:
- a CDS encoding FAD-dependent oxidoreductase yields MPLSVGFYICHCGINIASKVRVEEVAEYVSHLKNVTVSRDYKFMCSDPGQELIETDIREHGLNRVVVASCSPRLHEKTFQGACRRAGLNPYYFQMASVREQVSWVTEDADVATRKAKTLAAAAVNRVQFHYPLETREVGVHPDIMVVGGGIAGMQAALDLGSAGHKVYLVEKDTTIGGHMLQFDKTFPTLDCAACIGTPKMVEVGQNDNIELLSYSEVQEVSGYIGNYTVTVRRKPRYVVEGVCTGCGECMSVCPVSMPSGWDEGLAERKAIYRSFPQAVPITYVIDKKDRAPCTTTCPAGINVQGYVQLIGQGKYREAVQLIMERLPLPGVLGRVCPHPCESVCRRAEVDSAVSIRELKRFAADQVDLSELPVPEIEDRPEKIAVIGAGPAGLTAAYYLRLKGYPVTIFEGQAVLGGMLRLGIPDYRLPPSVLDREIDFLLNTGIQTRCGEWLGRDFTFESLKEEGFSAVFMGTGAHFPMKMGIAGEDTETGVMDAIEFLRRANLGEAPETGKSVAVIGGGNVAVDAARSARRLGADSVSLVYRRSRAEMPAYEEEITDAEAEGVRIYYLTAPVQIMGQGGRASALQCIRTELGQPDQSGRRRPVPVEGSEFEISCDLVIPAIGQSTGLADQLKDTEIEISRRGTLIVDPNTLQTSIPYVFASGDAVTGPASVIEAVAQAHKAVAAIDRYIQGADLAAYAEELAKEPAPGSDWKPIPENLKPESRCSPSHQAAPERIQSFSEVSAGLVDADARKEAARCLNCGGCCECMQCVNACQANAIDHQMAPEIREVKVGSLIVATGYDLMDPTPMKPYGYGKYPNVYTGLEFERLSNATGPTGGQILIKDEKGEFTKKPESVAILHCIGSRDVNYHEYCSRVCCMYALKFTHLIKDKVGHDTPVYDFYIDQRCFGKGYEAFYRKCQEEGTTFIRGKVAEITDEARTPEETGKLVAIAEDTLLGRPIRVPVDMVILCVAMEARPDAQEVSRTFGMSVGADGFFLEEHPKLGPLETPTGGVFIAGACQGPKDIPDTVAQASGAASKALALATRGKVQIPSAISSIDPDLCAGCQMCIALCPYSAIEFDGRRKISVVNEAVCKGCGSCAAICPSGAAQVRHFKEKQLMSELDGLFNAIYAVGQ; encoded by the coding sequence ATGCCCCTTAGCGTCGGTTTCTATATCTGCCACTGCGGCATCAACATTGCCTCCAAAGTCCGGGTCGAAGAGGTTGCCGAGTATGTCAGCCATTTAAAAAATGTCACGGTGTCCCGGGATTACAAGTTCATGTGCTCGGACCCCGGCCAGGAACTCATTGAAACCGATATCCGGGAACACGGCTTAAACCGCGTGGTCGTGGCCTCCTGCTCCCCCCGCCTTCACGAGAAAACCTTTCAGGGCGCCTGCCGCCGGGCCGGGCTTAATCCCTATTATTTTCAGATGGCCTCGGTGCGCGAGCAGGTCTCCTGGGTAACCGAAGACGCGGATGTCGCGACCCGAAAGGCGAAAACCCTGGCCGCCGCCGCGGTCAACCGGGTGCAGTTCCACTATCCCCTGGAAACCCGGGAAGTCGGTGTTCATCCGGATATCATGGTGGTCGGCGGGGGCATCGCCGGCATGCAGGCAGCCCTTGATCTTGGCAGTGCCGGGCATAAGGTCTACCTGGTGGAAAAGGATACCACCATCGGCGGCCATATGCTCCAGTTCGACAAAACTTTTCCAACGCTTGACTGCGCCGCCTGCATCGGCACCCCGAAGATGGTGGAAGTGGGCCAGAACGACAACATTGAGCTCCTCTCCTATTCGGAGGTTCAGGAGGTCAGCGGCTATATCGGCAATTACACGGTCACCGTGCGGCGAAAGCCCAGGTACGTGGTGGAAGGTGTCTGCACCGGATGCGGCGAGTGCATGAGCGTCTGCCCGGTTTCCATGCCAAGCGGCTGGGATGAAGGACTTGCCGAGCGAAAAGCCATTTACCGCTCATTTCCCCAGGCGGTGCCCATTACCTATGTGATTGATAAAAAGGACAGGGCGCCCTGCACCACGACTTGCCCGGCGGGCATCAATGTCCAGGGCTATGTGCAGTTAATTGGCCAGGGCAAATACCGTGAGGCCGTGCAGCTGATCATGGAGCGCCTGCCCCTGCCCGGCGTGCTCGGCCGGGTATGCCCCCATCCGTGCGAGTCTGTCTGCCGGCGGGCCGAGGTGGACAGTGCGGTATCCATTCGGGAACTCAAACGGTTTGCCGCGGACCAGGTGGATCTTTCCGAATTGCCCGTACCGGAAATCGAAGACCGGCCGGAGAAAATCGCGGTGATCGGCGCCGGCCCGGCCGGGCTGACCGCTGCCTACTATCTGCGGCTGAAGGGCTACCCGGTTACCATTTTCGAGGGCCAGGCGGTGCTGGGCGGCATGCTGCGGCTGGGCATTCCGGACTATCGGCTTCCGCCGTCTGTACTGGACCGCGAAATTGATTTTTTGTTAAATACCGGAATCCAGACCCGCTGCGGAGAGTGGCTGGGACGGGATTTTACATTCGAAAGCCTTAAAGAAGAGGGCTTTTCCGCGGTGTTCATGGGCACCGGCGCCCATTTTCCCATGAAAATGGGGATTGCCGGCGAGGACACCGAGACGGGTGTTATGGATGCCATTGAATTTCTGCGCCGGGCGAACCTGGGGGAGGCCCCGGAGACCGGCAAATCCGTGGCGGTGATCGGCGGCGGCAACGTGGCCGTGGATGCAGCCCGGTCTGCCAGGCGCCTGGGCGCGGATTCGGTGTCGCTGGTCTATCGGCGATCGCGCGCCGAGATGCCCGCCTATGAGGAAGAAATAACGGATGCTGAAGCCGAGGGCGTGCGCATATACTATCTCACCGCGCCGGTTCAAATAATGGGCCAGGGCGGCCGGGCAAGCGCCTTGCAATGTATCCGGACCGAACTCGGCCAGCCGGATCAAAGCGGCCGGCGCCGGCCTGTGCCGGTGGAAGGCTCTGAATTTGAAATCTCCTGTGATCTCGTTATACCGGCCATCGGGCAAAGCACGGGGCTGGCGGATCAGCTGAAGGATACGGAGATCGAGATTTCCCGGCGCGGCACCCTGATCGTTGATCCCAATACGCTGCAGACGTCAATTCCCTATGTATTTGCCAGCGGGGATGCGGTGACCGGGCCGGCCTCGGTCATTGAGGCCGTGGCCCAGGCCCACAAGGCAGTGGCCGCCATTGACCGCTATATCCAAGGGGCGGATTTGGCAGCCTATGCCGAAGAACTGGCCAAAGAGCCGGCGCCGGGGAGCGACTGGAAGCCCATACCCGAGAACCTGAAGCCGGAATCCCGGTGTTCGCCTTCACATCAAGCGGCGCCGGAGCGGATTCAGTCCTTTTCCGAAGTCAGTGCGGGGCTTGTGGACGCCGATGCCCGGAAAGAGGCCGCCAGGTGCTTAAACTGCGGCGGCTGCTGCGAGTGCATGCAGTGCGTTAACGCCTGCCAGGCCAATGCCATCGATCATCAGATGGCCCCTGAAATTCGCGAGGTCAAAGTGGGCAGTTTGATTGTGGCCACGGGCTATGATTTGATGGACCCCACCCCCATGAAGCCCTATGGGTATGGCAAGTATCCGAATGTTTATACGGGGCTTGAATTCGAGCGCCTAAGCAACGCCACCGGCCCCACCGGCGGTCAGATCCTGATAAAAGATGAAAAGGGCGAATTCACCAAAAAGCCGGAGAGTGTCGCCATTCTGCACTGCATCGGCAGCCGGGATGTGAACTACCATGAGTACTGCTCCCGGGTCTGCTGCATGTATGCCTTGAAATTTACCCACCTGATCAAAGACAAGGTGGGCCATGATACCCCGGTCTATGATTTCTACATTGATCAGCGCTGTTTTGGTAAAGGCTACGAGGCGTTTTACCGGAAATGCCAGGAAGAGGGCACGACCTTTATCCGGGGAAAAGTCGCTGAAATCACTGATGAGGCAAGGACCCCGGAAGAGACGGGAAAACTGGTGGCAATCGCCGAAGACACCCTGCTCGGCCGCCCCATACGGGTGCCGGTGGATATGGTGATTCTGTGCGTGGCCATGGAAGCCCGGCCGGACGCCCAGGAAGTCAGCCGCACATTCGGCATGAGTGTCGGAGCGGACGGCTTTTTTCTGGAAGAGCATCCCAAGCTGGGCCCGCTGGAAACCCCGACCGGGGGGGTATTCATCGCCGGGGCGTGCCAGGGACCCAAGGATATTCCGGATACAGTGGCCCAGGCCTCGGGCGCAGCCTCCAAAGCGCTCGCCCTTGCGACCCGGGGAAAGGTTCAGATTCCGTCCGCCATCTCTTCGATTGATCCGGATTTGTGCGCCGGCTGCCAGATGTGTATTGCGCTGTGTCCGTATTCGGCGATCGAGTTTGACGGGCGGCGCAAAATCTCGGTGGTCAATGAGGCGGTGTGTAAAGGCTGCGGCAGCTGTGCAGCGATATGTCCCAGCGGGGCGGCCCAGGTCCGGCATTTTAAGGAAAAGCAGCTCATGTCGGAGCTGGACGGATTGTTTAATGCCATTTATGCGGTTGGTCAATGA
- a CDS encoding hydrogenase iron-sulfur subunit yields the protein MEEEFEPTIIAFVCNWCTYTAADLAGTSRLTYPPNVRLIRVMCTGMVDPKYIIKALLDGADAVLVSGCHPGDCHYINGNFKARRRMRLLKEILPGFGFEPERLRLTWIGASDGIQFADTIKEMVSQIKQIGPNACKQQMVI from the coding sequence ATGGAAGAAGAATTTGAGCCCACCATCATCGCATTCGTCTGTAACTGGTGCACATATACCGCAGCCGACCTGGCCGGCACTTCCCGGCTGACCTATCCGCCGAATGTCCGGCTGATCCGGGTCATGTGCACCGGCATGGTGGATCCCAAATATATCATCAAAGCGCTGCTGGACGGGGCGGACGCGGTACTGGTGAGCGGCTGTCATCCCGGGGACTGCCATTATATCAACGGCAACTTCAAGGCCCGCCGGCGGATGCGGCTGTTAAAGGAGATTCTTCCCGGGTTCGGCTTTGAACCGGAACGCCTTCGGCTCACCTGGATCGGGGCCAGCGACGGCATCCAGTTTGCCGATACCATCAAGGAAATGGTGTCGCAAATCAAGCAAATCGGACCGAATGCGTGCAAACAGCAAATGGTGATCTAG
- a CDS encoding 4Fe-4S dicluster domain-containing protein — translation MKTARRAKPHEISDAILAPIREELLACIQCGTCTGSCRNANLMDFTPRRLWRLVLTGNTEEVFHSRTFALCSACYYCTLRCPRGLPLTEAMHALKRAAAHENIAEYRPSARFYGSFLDSVRRHGRVNEMEFMRRYFILMKNPAIPLKFTPLGLRLLRKGKISIFPDKSKPEHPLDRMFRRVEELEKAK, via the coding sequence ATGAAAACAGCCAGGCGCGCAAAGCCCCATGAAATATCGGATGCCATTCTGGCGCCCATACGCGAGGAGCTGCTGGCCTGCATCCAGTGCGGGACCTGCACGGGCTCGTGCAGAAACGCGAATCTGATGGATTTCACCCCGCGAAGGCTCTGGCGGCTGGTGCTCACAGGGAACACCGAAGAGGTGTTTCACAGCCGAACTTTTGCCCTATGCTCGGCCTGCTATTACTGCACACTCCGATGCCCCCGGGGGCTCCCTCTGACAGAAGCCATGCATGCCTTGAAACGGGCTGCAGCCCATGAAAATATTGCCGAATACCGGCCGAGTGCCCGGTTTTACGGAAGTTTTCTGGATAGTGTGCGCCGGCACGGCCGGGTAAACGAAATGGAGTTCATGCGCCGCTACTTTATTTTAATGAAAAATCCCGCCATTCCCCTAAAATTTACGCCCTTGGGTCTCCGGCTGCTGCGGAAGGGCAAAATTTCAATATTTCCGGATAAAAGCAAGCCCGAGCATCCATTGGACCGAATGTTTCGGCGCGTGGAAGAACTGGAGAAAGCGAAATGA
- a CDS encoding CoB--CoM heterodisulfide reductase iron-sulfur subunit B family protein, which translates to MKYLYYPGCSLEGTALEYDRSTRALFQALGIELIEIEGWTCCGASAAEAESDLLSYALPARNLAVAESMDESIKDILVPCSACYLNLRRAAEETRKNPDLLKRVNQALEPEGLKLQSAKRVRHLLDVLVSDIGAEGLAGYLQSSMDQYRVALYYGCQCLRPYKVFDDPEDPTSMEPLILATGASIHDWRMGAKCCGASLMNIQPEIAQEMVAAILSGASGADAIVTVCPMCQMNLEGYQNQVSRSAHQDLHRPILYLPQFLGLAMGIDPRNLSIEMNLSSVSAFI; encoded by the coding sequence ATGAAATACCTGTATTATCCGGGTTGTTCGCTTGAGGGCACGGCACTTGAATACGACCGCTCCACCCGGGCGCTTTTTCAGGCCTTAGGGATAGAACTGATTGAAATCGAAGGTTGGACCTGCTGCGGCGCCTCCGCGGCCGAGGCGGAAAGTGATCTGCTGTCCTATGCGCTGCCGGCCCGGAATCTGGCCGTTGCCGAATCCATGGACGAGTCAATAAAGGATATCCTGGTCCCCTGCAGTGCCTGTTATCTCAATTTAAGGCGGGCGGCGGAAGAAACGCGGAAAAATCCCGATTTACTAAAACGGGTAAACCAGGCACTGGAACCCGAGGGGCTGAAGCTCCAGAGCGCTAAACGGGTCCGGCACCTGCTGGATGTTCTGGTTTCCGATATCGGCGCGGAGGGCTTGGCCGGTTACCTCCAATCAAGTATGGACCAATACCGGGTCGCCCTTTACTACGGCTGCCAGTGCCTCAGACCTTATAAGGTTTTTGATGACCCGGAAGATCCCACCTCTATGGAACCACTGATTCTGGCCACCGGGGCCAGCATCCACGATTGGCGGATGGGGGCCAAATGCTGCGGGGCGTCCCTGATGAACATCCAGCCGGAGATCGCCCAGGAGATGGTGGCCGCCATTCTTTCCGGCGCCAGCGGCGCGGACGCCATCGTAACCGTCTGCCCCATGTGCCAGATGAACCTCGAAGGCTACCAGAACCAGGTCTCCCGATCCGCCCATCAGGACCTTCACCGCCCCATTCTTTATCTCCCCCAGTTTCTGGGCCTTGCCATGGGCATCGACCCCAGGAACCTCTCCATCGAGATGAACCTTTCCAGTGTATCCGCTTTTATTTAG
- a CDS encoding Coenzyme F420 hydrogenase/dehydrogenase, beta subunit C-terminal domain — MSDWYKIDRQGDELLTDIQGFLKSVLELDGISGVLVPRRLPVKDTVMPALVSRPGFLDDADPLAPAFTVNSAKNLSRLTRKGLDANIAAVMRSCEIRAFVELIKLHQSEKEPVILIGMDCLGALTNRSYPKFAAENPENSSDVFQKARLSGNDPPEPAVMNSACRICEHPVPEAADIIIGLYGVDLAVGLFLQAKTERGREILEKIGASPAEAPKDRAEVVQNLIDERIAARDQVFEETAAAVSSIEKLAAYLADCVNCYNCRVACPACYCRECVFTTDVFEHDPMQYLQWADRKGALKMPTDTVFYHITRLTHMSTACVGCGQCSNACPNDIPLTELFRTVSHRTQAAFDYEAGRSTEEAPPLLVFKEEEFSEIVGIGE, encoded by the coding sequence ATGAGCGATTGGTACAAGATCGACCGGCAAGGCGATGAGCTTCTTACCGATATCCAGGGATTTTTAAAATCCGTGCTTGAACTGGACGGGATCAGCGGGGTGCTGGTCCCCCGGCGGCTGCCTGTCAAAGATACGGTAATGCCGGCCCTGGTGTCCCGGCCCGGGTTTTTAGATGATGCCGATCCCCTGGCGCCCGCGTTTACAGTGAATTCGGCCAAAAACTTATCCCGCTTAACGCGCAAAGGACTGGACGCAAATATCGCCGCTGTGATGCGATCCTGCGAAATAAGGGCATTTGTGGAACTAATCAAGCTCCATCAGAGCGAGAAAGAGCCGGTTATCCTGATAGGCATGGACTGTCTGGGGGCATTGACCAATCGCTCCTATCCGAAGTTTGCCGCGGAAAATCCGGAAAATTCAAGTGACGTCTTCCAGAAGGCAAGGCTTTCCGGCAACGATCCGCCGGAGCCGGCGGTTATGAATAGTGCCTGCCGGATCTGCGAGCACCCGGTGCCGGAGGCGGCTGACATTATCATCGGACTCTACGGCGTGGATCTGGCCGTCGGGCTTTTCTTGCAGGCCAAAACCGAGCGCGGCCGGGAGATTCTGGAAAAGATCGGCGCAAGCCCCGCCGAGGCGCCAAAGGATCGGGCCGAAGTGGTCCAAAATTTAATCGATGAGCGCATCGCCGCCCGGGATCAGGTGTTTGAAGAAACCGCGGCGGCAGTGTCAAGCATTGAGAAACTGGCCGCCTACCTGGCGGACTGTGTGAATTGCTATAACTGCCGGGTGGCCTGTCCGGCCTGCTACTGCCGGGAATGCGTATTCACAACAGATGTGTTCGAGCATGATCCCATGCAATACCTCCAGTGGGCGGATCGCAAGGGGGCGCTCAAGATGCCGACGGACACCGTATTTTATCACATAACGCGGCTAACGCACATGAGCACGGCATGTGTGGGCTGCGGGCAGTGCTCCAACGCATGCCCCAATGATATCCCCCTAACCGAGCTTTTTCGGACCGTTTCGCATCGCACCCAGGCGGCATTTGATTATGAGGCCGGCCGGAGCACGGAGGAGGCGCCGCCGCTTCTGGTGTTCAAGGAAGAGGAGTTTTCCGAAATTGTGGGCATCGGGGAATAA
- a CDS encoding FAD-dependent oxidoreductase encodes MASKSGSALVIGAGISGIRSAIDLAETGYQVYLVDKAPHIGGILEQLDHQFPTNRCGMCKMLPAAEPDQAIQQCLRRGLFHDNIEVLTAAEVTDISGEAGNFSATLHQPPTLVNPKRCAGCGDCAAACPVEVKDDFNAGLSTRKAIYRPAPQMLPGTYVIDLSACTHCGECVPVCPTGAIRMATADREKFRILVVDDELIVRDSLRALLADEGFFADMAESGEEALEKLKADTFHLMLLDIKMPGMEGVDVLKEALTLQPELRVVMMTAYATIETAVESMKIGAVDYLVKPFEETSLLPQIYRLYEESDGSLERVLDVGAVVISAGCRYFNPADEKDVYGYGVYPDVVTHLEFERLISGTGPFGGQLLRPSDRQPVKKIAWIQCVGSRDLQTDSDFCSSICCMSALKEAMLAREMSGGEVETVIFYMDMRVFEKPFQQYLDEALDAGVMLQRCRVHSVSPTDDDSPKLMIRYVDAEGAREGGFDLVVLSVGQRAADSAGRFSEMLELDLNQWGYLAPRPFSLTRTAKPGVFLGGAVSGLTDINDAVIRAQSAACGASLAIHRSGGSLEAVETAERQSRDIRREMPGVLVVLCTCGGRLPKIIDMAALLEQMQAEPAVARCLELDQLCRDDGWMAFLEEVKDKTVNRILLATCSPNAYAHRRGEIADAAGLPEAAVQIKDIYLAEWFAADSAAADQMPVNTGYVARNLKMAISGLKRADLTGSPHVDVYQSALVIGGGIAGMTAALSIADHGFQVDLVEKTENLGGNLNWLTYMISGTDVRELLENTIARVNDHSLINVHLNSEVMDAKGTVGRFQSKISDGENENPVSHGVTILATGGVEAETESYGHGKSAAVMTQKAFETARAQGDIDPANLSCVAMIQCVDCREAPRNYCSRICCISALKHALYLKQENPDISVYVLYRDMMTPGFYETYYTRARQQGIIFFPYTTDAKPEVVLPEGAEGEGGAVRIMTEDPILGQSVQIDADLLLLATGIRPALPDALLPELDAKIDEQGFFKEADFKWRPVESLAAGVFACGLALSPRAVDDSMASAEAAAMRAVRMISRQRINAGQRVAVVRHALCSACQLCISACPYGARAVDPETGEIVVHAIKCQGCGACAAVCPNSATILSSGSELEMFEVIDAAMASL; translated from the coding sequence ATGGCATCGAAATCCGGATCAGCGCTTGTTATTGGGGCCGGCATCAGCGGCATCCGCTCGGCCATTGATCTGGCGGAAACCGGCTACCAGGTCTACCTGGTGGACAAGGCCCCGCATATCGGCGGGATACTTGAGCAGCTGGATCACCAGTTTCCGACCAACCGCTGCGGCATGTGCAAAATGCTGCCGGCCGCGGAACCGGATCAGGCCATTCAGCAATGTCTGCGGCGCGGGCTTTTCCATGACAACATCGAGGTGCTGACTGCCGCCGAAGTAACGGATATTTCGGGTGAAGCGGGAAATTTTTCCGCCACCCTGCACCAGCCCCCAACGCTGGTGAACCCCAAGCGGTGCGCGGGCTGCGGGGATTGTGCGGCCGCCTGCCCGGTCGAGGTCAAAGATGATTTCAATGCGGGGCTTTCCACCCGAAAAGCCATATACCGGCCCGCCCCCCAGATGCTGCCCGGGACTTACGTGATCGATCTTTCCGCATGCACACACTGCGGTGAATGCGTGCCGGTATGTCCCACCGGGGCGATCCGTATGGCCACCGCAGACCGGGAGAAGTTTAGAATCCTGGTGGTGGATGATGAGCTGATCGTCCGGGATTCCCTGCGGGCGCTTCTGGCGGATGAAGGGTTTTTTGCCGACATGGCCGAATCCGGTGAAGAGGCGCTGGAGAAGCTGAAGGCGGATACGTTTCATTTGATGCTTTTGGATATCAAAATGCCGGGTATGGAAGGCGTGGATGTCCTGAAAGAGGCTTTGACCCTGCAGCCGGAGCTCCGGGTGGTGATGATGACAGCCTACGCCACCATCGAGACCGCGGTGGAGTCCATGAAGATAGGCGCGGTGGACTACCTGGTGAAACCCTTTGAGGAGACATCGCTCCTGCCCCAGATCTACCGGCTTTATGAAGAGAGCGACGGAAGCCTCGAGCGCGTCCTTGACGTGGGCGCGGTGGTCATCTCCGCCGGCTGCCGCTATTTTAACCCGGCGGATGAAAAGGATGTTTACGGTTACGGGGTTTACCCGGATGTGGTCACCCACCTGGAGTTTGAACGGCTGATCAGCGGCACCGGTCCTTTTGGGGGTCAGCTCCTGCGGCCGTCGGATAGGCAGCCGGTCAAAAAAATCGCCTGGATCCAGTGCGTGGGCTCAAGGGACCTTCAGACCGATTCTGATTTCTGCTCCAGTATCTGCTGCATGTCCGCTTTAAAGGAGGCGATGCTGGCCCGTGAAATGAGCGGCGGGGAAGTGGAAACGGTCATTTTTTACATGGATATGCGGGTGTTTGAAAAGCCGTTCCAGCAGTATCTGGATGAGGCGCTGGATGCCGGGGTCATGCTGCAGCGCTGCCGGGTCCACTCGGTGAGCCCCACGGATGATGATAGCCCAAAGCTTATGATCCGGTATGTGGATGCCGAAGGGGCCAGGGAAGGCGGGTTTGATCTGGTGGTGTTGTCTGTGGGCCAGCGGGCGGCGGATAGCGCGGGCAGGTTCTCAGAGATGCTGGAGCTGGATCTTAATCAATGGGGGTATCTCGCGCCCCGGCCGTTTTCCCTTACCCGAACCGCAAAGCCCGGGGTTTTTCTCGGCGGTGCGGTATCCGGGTTAACCGATATTAATGACGCGGTGATTCGCGCCCAGTCAGCCGCCTGCGGTGCCTCCCTGGCCATCCATCGGAGCGGCGGCAGCCTGGAAGCGGTTGAAACGGCTGAGCGCCAGAGCCGTGATATCCGCCGGGAAATGCCGGGTGTTCTGGTCGTGTTATGCACCTGCGGCGGCCGCCTGCCCAAGATAATTGATATGGCGGCGCTGCTTGAGCAAATGCAAGCCGAGCCGGCGGTTGCAAGGTGCCTGGAACTGGATCAGCTTTGTAGGGATGATGGCTGGATGGCGTTTTTGGAAGAAGTAAAAGACAAAACCGTAAACCGGATCCTTTTGGCCACCTGCTCGCCCAATGCCTATGCGCATCGGCGGGGAGAGATCGCCGATGCCGCGGGCCTGCCGGAAGCGGCCGTGCAAATAAAGGATATTTATCTCGCCGAATGGTTTGCCGCGGATTCCGCGGCCGCCGATCAGATGCCCGTAAATACCGGCTATGTGGCCCGGAACCTCAAAATGGCAATTTCCGGGCTAAAGCGGGCGGATTTGACAGGTTCGCCGCATGTGGATGTTTATCAGTCAGCGCTGGTAATCGGCGGCGGGATTGCCGGAATGACCGCGGCGCTATCCATTGCCGACCATGGCTTCCAGGTGGATCTGGTGGAAAAGACGGAAAACCTGGGCGGCAACCTGAATTGGCTCACCTACATGATTAGTGGGACGGATGTGCGTGAGCTGCTTGAAAACACCATTGCCCGGGTAAATGATCATTCCCTGATTAACGTGCACCTGAATTCAGAGGTGATGGATGCGAAGGGGACGGTGGGCCGGTTCCAGAGCAAAATCAGTGACGGCGAGAATGAAAACCCGGTCTCCCATGGCGTCACCATCCTGGCCACCGGCGGCGTTGAGGCGGAAACCGAGAGCTACGGCCACGGAAAAAGTGCGGCCGTGATGACGCAGAAGGCGTTTGAAACCGCCCGCGCACAAGGCGACATCGATCCGGCAAATCTTTCATGTGTGGCCATGATCCAGTGCGTGGACTGCCGGGAGGCGCCCCGGAACTACTGCAGCCGCATCTGCTGTATCTCCGCATTAAAACATGCCCTTTACCTGAAGCAGGAAAATCCGGATATATCTGTCTATGTCCTTTACCGGGATATGATGACCCCCGGGTTTTACGAAACCTATTATACCCGGGCCAGGCAGCAGGGGATCATCTTTTTTCCATACACAACAGATGCCAAGCCTGAGGTTGTGCTGCCCGAAGGGGCTGAAGGCGAGGGCGGCGCTGTGCGGATTATGACGGAGGACCCCATTCTCGGGCAAAGCGTTCAGATTGATGCGGATCTGCTGCTTCTCGCCACCGGCATCCGCCCGGCATTGCCGGATGCGCTGCTGCCGGAACTGGATGCCAAAATTGACGAGCAGGGGTTTTTCAAGGAAGCGGATTTTAAGTGGCGGCCGGTGGAGTCCCTGGCGGCCGGGGTGTTTGCCTGCGGCCTGGCGCTTTCCCCGCGCGCCGTTGATGACAGTATGGCATCTGCCGAGGCCGCGGCCATGCGGGCGGTGCGCATGATTTCCCGCCAGCGGATAAACGCCGGGCAGCGGGTGGCCGTGGTCCGCCATGCGCTCTGCTCGGCCTGTCAGTTGTGCATTTCGGCATGCCCCTATGGCGCCCGGGCAGTTGATCCCGAAACCGGGGAGATCGTCGTGCATGCCATTAAATGCCAGGGCTGCGGGGCGTGTGCGGCCGTCTGTCCGAATAGCGCCACCATTCTTTCCAGCGGATCCGAGCTTGAGATGTTTGAGGTGATCGATGCCGCCATGGCATCCTTATAA